In the Anguilla anguilla isolate fAngAng1 chromosome 7, fAngAng1.pri, whole genome shotgun sequence genome, one interval contains:
- the ppargc1a gene encoding peroxisome proliferator-activated receptor gamma coactivator 1-alpha isoform X3 encodes MAWDRCNQDSVWREFECAALVGEDQPLCPDLPELDLSELDVSDLDADSFLGGLKWYSDQSEIISNQYGNEASNLFEKIDDENEANLLAVLTETLDSIPVDEDGLPSFEALADGDVTNASDQSCPSTPDGSPPTPETEEPSLLKKLLLAPANSQLSYNQYTGGKTQNHAASNHRNRPTPAVVKTENPWTCKPRGACSQQARPVRRPCTELLKYLTSGADALHTEACEAKSARGGGGSRDKSGGVCPSSSSSSASPSSSSTSSFSSLSSSSSSSSSSKKKPAPSSLSLQPQPHQPQQPQQQQQPAQSQSQSLSQPQQQPQPQPQQQTQRAKPTTLPLPLTPESPNDHKGSPFENKSIERTLSVELSGTPGLTPPTTPPHKASQENPFKTSIKSKLSSCTSSPPAKKARLEEPPSCALKRGPEQTELYAQLSKVPALPLGGPEECKGKRGAPRAFGDHDYCQFMSTKRHLSLGLPLGCLDGRHAECWDATAPPSSSSSSFFSSSASSSSSRPCSLAGQLRGVSSVEHEPAPNRDGQRQGQAPQARPPADGGESGRRKPLRDQEIRAELNKHFGHPKQAIYSEDKPAGAPGPEESDSGDEYYRKLPGYVHPGLPLDGVLEDSEDEHERFLFPWEGSHLDLLLQGSPSCSPSSCSPSRSSVSPPASLFSSSQRFHWPSAASRSRSRSASFRRRRSLSRSPFSRSRSRSPCSRSASRSPQHVDSSTCKSRAPKSPHTQSRSHSRSPFSRRPRYDSYEEYQHERLKREEHRRDYEKREFERAEQRERQRQKAIEERRVVYVGRLRSDSTRTELKRRFEVFGEIEECAVNLRDDGDNFGFITYRYTCDAFAALENGHTLRRSNEPQFELCFGGRKQFCKSNYTDLDSHSDDFDPASTKSKYDSMDFDSLLREAQRSLRR; translated from the exons AAGATAGATGATGAAAATGAGGCCAACTTGCTGGCAGTGCTCACAGAGACCCTGGACAGCATCCCGGTGGACGAGGACGGATTGCCTTCCTTCGAGGCCCTGGCAGATGGGGACGTGACCAATGCCAGCGACCAGAGCTGTCCCTCCACGCCCGACGGCTCCCCCCCTACCCCGGAAACCGAGGAGCCGTCTCTG CTGAAGAAACTCCTGCTGGCACCTGCTAACTCACAGCTCAGCTATAATCAATACACAGGTGGCAAGACACAAAACCATGCAGCCAGCAACCACAGGAACAGACCAACACCTGCTGTCGTCAAG ACGGAGAACCCCTGGACCTGCAAACCGAGGGGAGCCTGTTCGCAGCAGGCCAGGCCAGTGAGACGCCCCTGCACTGAGCTGCTCAAGTACCTCACGTCCGGCGCCGACGCCCTGCACACCGAAGCCTGCGAGGCCAAGAGCgcccgggggggcggcggcagcCGAGACAAAAGCGGAGGTGTttgcccttcctcttcctcgtcttCCGCCTCGCCGTCGTcatcctccacctcctccttctcctccctgtcctcctcctcctcttcctcgtcctcttcCAAGAAGAAGCCGGCTCCCTCCTCCCTGTCGCTCCAGCCGCAGCCGCACCAGCcgcagcagccgcagcagcagcagcagccagcgcAGTCGCAGTCGCAGTCGCTGTCCCagccgcagcagcagccgcagccgCAGCCGCAGCAGCAGACCCAGCGAG CCAAACCAACCACCTTGCCACTTCCTTTGACCCCAGAGTCTCCAAA tgaccaCAAGGGATCACCATTTGAGAACAAATCCATTGAACGCACATTGAGTGTGGAGCTATCTGGAACTCCAG GTCTGACACCACCGACCACGCCTCCTCACAAAGCCAGTCAAGAGAATCCTTTCAAAACATCGATCAAAAGCAAGCTGTCCTCATGCACCTCCTCGCCCCCGGCGAAAAAAGCCCGCCTGGAGGAGCCCCCCTCCTGCGCCCTGAAGAGGGGCCCCGAGCAGACTGAGCTGTACGCCCAGCTGAGCAAGGTGCCCGCCCTGCCCCTGGGGGGGCCGGAGGAGTGCAAGGGCAAGCGCGGCGCCCCCCGCGCTTTCGGCGACCACGACTATTGCCAGTTCATGAGCACAAAGCGCCACCTCTCCCTGGGCCTCCCGCTCGGCTGTCTGGACGGCAGGCACGCGGAATGCTGGGACGCGACCGcgcctccttcctcctcctcctcctccttcttctcgtCTTCcgcctcctcatcttcctcccgCCCTTGCTCTCTGGCGGGACAGTTGCGGGGCGTTTCCTCTGTGGAGCACGAGCCCGCCCCGAACCGGGACGGGCAGCGCCAGGGTCAAGCTCCACAGGCCAGGCCGCCGGCCGACGGCGGCGAATCTGGCAGGAGGAAGCCGCTCCGCGACCAAGAGATCAGGGCGGAACTCAACAAGCACTTTGGTCACCCCAAGCAAGCCATTTACAGCGAGGACAAGCCGgcgggggccccggggcccgagGAGAGCGACTCCGGGGACGAGTATTACCGCAAGCTGCCGGGGTACGTGCACCCGGGCCTGCCCTTGGACGGCGTCCTGGAGGACAGCGAGGACGAGCACGAGCGCTTCCTCTTCCCCTGGGAGGGCTCCCACCTGGACCTGCTCCTGCAGGGCTCCCCGTCCTGCTCCCCGTCCAGCTGCTCCCCGTCGCGGAGCTCCGTCTCCCCGCCCGCCtcgctcttctcctcctcccagcgCTTCCACTGGCCCAGCGCCGCctcccggtcccggtcccggtccgCGTCGTTCCGCCGGCGGCGCTCCCTCTCGCGGTCCCCCTTCTCCCGCTCGCGCTCCAGGTCCCCCTGCAGCCGCTCCGCTTCACG GTCTCCTCAGCATGTGGACTCCAGCACGTGCAAGTCCAGGGCTCCCaaaagcccacacacacagtccaggtCCCACTCTCGATCCCCTTTCAGTCGCAGGCCAAG GTACGACAGCTACGAGGAATACCAGCACGAGCGCCTCAAGAGGGAGGAGCACCGCCGCGACTACGAGAAGCGGGAGTTCGAGCGGGCCGAGCAGCGGGAGAGGCAGAGGCAAAAAGCAATA GAGGAGAGACGGGTGGTGTATGTGGGGAGGCTCCGATCCGACAGCACTCGAACTGAGCTCAAGAGGCGCTTTGAAGTCTTTGGCGAAATCGAGGAGTGCGCTGTAAACCTGAGAGACGACGG ggACAATTTTGGCTTCATCACCTACCGCTACACTTGTGACGCCTTCGCTGCTCTTGAGAACGGACACACCTTGCGCAGGTCTAATGAGCCTCAGTTTGAGCTCTGCTTTGGTGGAAGAAAGCAGTTTTGCAAGTCAAATTACACAGACTTGG ACTCCCATTCTGATGACTTTGATCCCGCCTCCACTAAAAGCAAGTATGACTCCATGGATTTTGACAGCTTGCTACGGGAGGCCCAGCGCAGCCTGAGAAGGTAA